One window from the genome of Chaetodon trifascialis isolate fChaTrf1 chromosome 20, fChaTrf1.hap1, whole genome shotgun sequence encodes:
- the ulk1b gene encoding serine/threonine-protein kinase ULK1 isoform X3 produces the protein METVGKFEFSRKDLIGHGAFAVVFKGRHREKHDWEVAVKCINKKNLAKSQTLLGKEIKILKELKNENIVALLDFQETASSVYLVMEYCNGGDLADYLHSKGTLSEDTIRVFLQQIAGAMRVLQAKGIIHRDLKPQNILLSYPPGRKSHSNNTCIKIADFGFARYLQNNMMAATLCGSPMYMAPEVIMSQNYDAKADLWSIGTIVFQCLTGKAPFQASSPQDLRLFYEKNKTLSPNIPRETSSHLRHLLLGLLQRNHKDRMDFDEFFCHPFLEASSSVKKTTPTVSMTCFPSSASASSCSSSSTSHLASPPSLAEVQHLRAKALASPTQEAAGFLLKDSSGVGGSSKNSSSCDTDDFVMVPAHFTTGELTCESKVLPDSLMNSGSLLASAGLCSQAKTPPHSPSYSGSPSPVRPSEFPGGNYGNHGQSLPIPVPTQLQNYQRMEQNLHSAKQDGSPRLSTPVRRCSSGSLLGFARTAPSPPYGQGAVTTNRRLSLGGARPFQFSPQAEIFCPPAAPQHAEQRQTSHQHPQAGLGTRLHSAPCLLECASGGGRQKIRKQHSDPVVAPSTGLMTVRPLHSSPRLSELMQRSPLPTILGSPSRTIPPFEFPKPPSSPNLVTFLTQQGLVIGSPCSRTAPAEPRDPGQQAPTQATQPTHCIHRLSDENKGFERSQSAGRLSDMLLMAAFGPGGLVGDRGSTENLTSDKAIDITVPPAGAGGLAPGSNGPAQVVFTVGSPPSGSTPPHTSRQRKYSGSFTSVSPAGSFTSRYPQTGTYLDGFEAPSSPRYSFTDPITANMGGPVTFEAPELPEETLMEQEHTDTVQSLRFTLDFARCLMEVAGARGAAVMGELGDTSHPAVLQQQSLVADQISSLSREWSHAEQLVLYLKTAELLSTALHTAMERVKEGKLYPSATVKQVVKRLNELYKSSVASCRSLSTRLERFFSRKHRLMDQITSITAERLLFSHTVQMVQAAALDEMFHQGEASALRYHKALLLMEGLSLLLTEQDDIVSVGKCKECIERRLTALQSGLCV, from the exons CCAAAGGCACTCTGAGCGAGGACACTATTCGGGTTTTCCTGCAGCAGATTGCAGGGGCCATGAGGGTCCTGCAGGCCAAAGGCATAATCCACAGGGACCTCAAACCCCAGAACATTCTTCTCTCCTACCCACCAGGGCGCAAGTCGCACTCCAACAACACCTGCATCAAGATCG cgGACTTTGGCTTTGCCAGGTACCTTCAGAACAACATGATGGCGGCAACACTCTGTGGGTCCCCTATGTACATG GCTCCTGAGGTCATTATGTCCCAAAACTATGATGCCAAGGCCGACCTGTGGAGCATAGGAACCATAGTGTTTCAGTGCCTGACCGGGAAGGCTCCTTTTCAG GCGAGCAGTCCTCAGGACCTCCGGCTTTTCTATGAGAAGAACAAGACTCTCAGCCCCAA CATCCCCAGAGAGACTTCAAGCCATTTGAGACACCTGCTGCTTGGTCTGCTGCAGCGCAACCACAAGGACCGCATGGACTTTG ATGAGTTTTTTTGTCATCCTTTCCTGGAGGCTAGCTCATCCGTGAAAAAGA CAACTCCTACTGTGTCCATGACTTGCTTCCCAAGCTCTGCATCAGCCAGCTCGTGtagcagctcctccacctcccacctCGCCTCACCACCG TCTCTTGCTGAGGTTCAGCATTTGCGTGCCAAAGCTCTGGCCTCCCCTACCCAGGAGGCCGCTGGTTTTCTCCTCAAGGACTCCTCTGGAGTGGGCGGCAGCAGCAAgaactcctcctcctgtgacaCGGATGACTTTGTCATGGTGCCTGCTCACTTCACCA CGGGTGAGCTGACATGTGAGAGTAAAGTGCTGCCAGACAGCCTGATGAACAGCGG CTCTCTTCTGGCTTCTGCTGGTCTGTGTAGCCAAGCAAAAACACCGCCGCACTCACCTTCCTACAGTGGGTCTCCAAGTCCTGTCAG GCCCAGTGAGTTCCCGGGAGGTAACTATGGAAACCATGGTCAGTCATTGCCTATCCCGGTCCCCACTCAGCTCCAGAACTACCAGCGCATGGAGCAGAACCTCCATTCTGCCAAACAGGATGGCTCACCACG GCTGTCGACACCAGTGCGCCGCTGCAGCAGTGGAAGCTTGCTGGGCTTTGCTCGGACGGCGCCTTCACCACCGTACGGCCAGGGAGCCGTCACCACCAATCGCAGGCTTTCCCTGGGGGGCGCCAGACCCTTCCAGTTCTCCCCTCAAG cagaaatattCTGCCCTCCCGCAGCTCCTCAGCACGCTGAGCAGCGACAGACTTCTCATCAACACCCACAGGCAGGACTGGGCACACGGCTCCACAGTGCCCCCTGTTTGTTAGAGTGTGCCAGTGGCGGTGGCAGGCAAAAGATCAGGAAGCAGCACTCAGACCCGGTGGTGGCCCCCTCGACAGGCCTGATGACTGTCCGCCCGCTACACTCCTCCCCCAGACTCAGTGAGCTGATGCAGCGTAGCCCCCTCCCCACCATCCTGGGCTCTCCTTCCAGG ACCATCCCCCCATTTGAATTCCCCAAGCCTCCCAGCTCCCCGAACCTTGTGACCTTCCTGACACAGCAGGGTTTGGTCATCGGCTCTCCGTGCAGCAGGACTGCCCCAGCGGAGCCCAGAGACCCAGGACAACAAGCACCTACACAGGCCACCCAACCCACCCACTGCATCCACAGACTGAGTGATGAGAACAAGGGCTTTGAAAG GTCTCAGAGTGCCGGTCGTCTGTCTGACATGCTGCTGATGGCTGCATTTGGACCAGGCGGACTTGTGGGCGACCGAGGCAGCACAGAGAACCTCACCTCTGACAAAGCCATAGACATAACAG tgccccctgctggtgcGGGAGGCCTTGCACCTGGCTCCAACGGCCCAGCACAGGTGGTTTTCACTGTGGGCTCTCCTCCCAGTGGCAGCACCCCACCTCATACCTCCAGACAGAGGAAATACTCAG GCTCGTTCACTTCAGTCAGCCCAGCGGGCTCCTTCACAAGCCGCTACCCACAGACAGGCACCTATCTGGATGGCTTTGAGGCTCCTTCTAGTCCTCGCTACAGTTTTACTGATCCTATCACAGCCAACATGGGCGGTCCTGTAACTTTCGAGGCTCCTGAGCTGCCTGAGGAGACACTGATGGAG CAGgagcacacagacactgtgcAAAGCCTGCGCTTCACGTTGGATTTCGCCCGCTGTCTGATGGAGGTGGCTGGAGCGCGTGGGGCCGCGGTGATGGGGGAGCTGGGCGACACTTCTCACCCCGCCgtccttcagcagcagagcctggTAGCAGATCAGATAAGCTCACTGAGCCGAGAGTGGAG TCACGCAGAACAGCTGGTTCTCTACCTTAAGACTGCAGAGCTCTTGTCCACTGCCTTACACACAGCCATGGAGCGAGTTAAAGAGGGCAAACTCTACCCATCTGCGACAGTCAAACAAG TCGTGAAGAGGCTGAATGAGCTGTACAAGTCCAGTGTGGCGTCCTGTCGCTCACTCAGCACCCGTCTGGAGCGCTTCTTTTCCAGGAAGCACCGTCTAATGGACCAAATCACCTCCATCACAGCTGAGCGGCTGCTGTTCAGCCACACTGTGCAGATG GTTCAGGCTGCTGCGCTGGATGAGATGTTCCACCAGGGGGAAGCATCGGCCCTGCGCTACCATaaagctctgctgctgatggagggcttgtctctgctgctcactgaacAGGACGACATCGTCAGCGTTGGCAAAT GTAAGGAGTGCATTGAACGCCGCCTCACAGCTTTGCAGTCAGGACTCTGTGTTTGA
- the ulk1b gene encoding serine/threonine-protein kinase ULK1 isoform X1, with amino-acid sequence METVGKFEFSRKDLIGHGAFAVVFKGRHREKHDWEVAVKCINKKNLAKSQTLLGKEIKILKELKNENIVALLDFQETASSVYLVMEYCNGGDLADYLHSKGTLSEDTIRVFLQQIAGAMRVLQAKGIIHRDLKPQNILLSYPPGRKSHSNNTCIKIADFGFARYLQNNMMAATLCGSPMYMAPEVIMSQNYDAKADLWSIGTIVFQCLTGKAPFQASSPQDLRLFYEKNKTLSPNIPRETSSHLRHLLLGLLQRNHKDRMDFDEFFCHPFLEASSSVKKTTPTVSMTCFPSSASASSCSSSSTSHLASPPQSLAEVQHLRAKALASPTQEAAGFLLKDSSGVGGSSKNSSSCDTDDFVMVPAHFTTGELTCESKVLPDSLMNSGSLLASAGLCSQAKTPPHSPSYSGSPSPVRPSEFPGGNYGNHGQSLPIPVPTQLQNYQRMEQNLHSAKQDGSPRLSTPVRRCSSGSLLGFARTAPSPPYGQGAVTTNRRLSLGGARPFQFSPQAEIFCPPAAPQHAEQRQTSHQHPQAGLGTRLHSAPCLLECASGGGRQKIRKQHSDPVVAPSTGLMTVRPLHSSPRLSELMQRSPLPTILGSPSRTIPPFEFPKPPSSPNLVTFLTQQGLVIGSPCSRTAPAEPRDPGQQAPTQATQPTHCIHRLSDENKGFERSQSAGRLSDMLLMAAFGPGGLVGDRGSTENLTSDKAIDITVPPAGAGGLAPGSNGPAQVVFTVGSPPSGSTPPHTSRQRKYSGSFTSVSPAGSFTSRYPQTGTYLDGFEAPSSPRYSFTDPITANMGGPVTFEAPELPEETLMEQEHTDTVQSLRFTLDFARCLMEVAGARGAAVMGELGDTSHPAVLQQQSLVADQISSLSREWSHAEQLVLYLKTAELLSTALHTAMERVKEGKLYPSATVKQVVKRLNELYKSSVASCRSLSTRLERFFSRKHRLMDQITSITAERLLFSHTVQMVQAAALDEMFHQGEASALRYHKALLLMEGLSLLLTEQDDIVSVGKCKECIERRLTALQSGLCV; translated from the exons CCAAAGGCACTCTGAGCGAGGACACTATTCGGGTTTTCCTGCAGCAGATTGCAGGGGCCATGAGGGTCCTGCAGGCCAAAGGCATAATCCACAGGGACCTCAAACCCCAGAACATTCTTCTCTCCTACCCACCAGGGCGCAAGTCGCACTCCAACAACACCTGCATCAAGATCG cgGACTTTGGCTTTGCCAGGTACCTTCAGAACAACATGATGGCGGCAACACTCTGTGGGTCCCCTATGTACATG GCTCCTGAGGTCATTATGTCCCAAAACTATGATGCCAAGGCCGACCTGTGGAGCATAGGAACCATAGTGTTTCAGTGCCTGACCGGGAAGGCTCCTTTTCAG GCGAGCAGTCCTCAGGACCTCCGGCTTTTCTATGAGAAGAACAAGACTCTCAGCCCCAA CATCCCCAGAGAGACTTCAAGCCATTTGAGACACCTGCTGCTTGGTCTGCTGCAGCGCAACCACAAGGACCGCATGGACTTTG ATGAGTTTTTTTGTCATCCTTTCCTGGAGGCTAGCTCATCCGTGAAAAAGA CAACTCCTACTGTGTCCATGACTTGCTTCCCAAGCTCTGCATCAGCCAGCTCGTGtagcagctcctccacctcccacctCGCCTCACCACCG CAGTCTCTTGCTGAGGTTCAGCATTTGCGTGCCAAAGCTCTGGCCTCCCCTACCCAGGAGGCCGCTGGTTTTCTCCTCAAGGACTCCTCTGGAGTGGGCGGCAGCAGCAAgaactcctcctcctgtgacaCGGATGACTTTGTCATGGTGCCTGCTCACTTCACCA CGGGTGAGCTGACATGTGAGAGTAAAGTGCTGCCAGACAGCCTGATGAACAGCGG CTCTCTTCTGGCTTCTGCTGGTCTGTGTAGCCAAGCAAAAACACCGCCGCACTCACCTTCCTACAGTGGGTCTCCAAGTCCTGTCAG GCCCAGTGAGTTCCCGGGAGGTAACTATGGAAACCATGGTCAGTCATTGCCTATCCCGGTCCCCACTCAGCTCCAGAACTACCAGCGCATGGAGCAGAACCTCCATTCTGCCAAACAGGATGGCTCACCACG GCTGTCGACACCAGTGCGCCGCTGCAGCAGTGGAAGCTTGCTGGGCTTTGCTCGGACGGCGCCTTCACCACCGTACGGCCAGGGAGCCGTCACCACCAATCGCAGGCTTTCCCTGGGGGGCGCCAGACCCTTCCAGTTCTCCCCTCAAG cagaaatattCTGCCCTCCCGCAGCTCCTCAGCACGCTGAGCAGCGACAGACTTCTCATCAACACCCACAGGCAGGACTGGGCACACGGCTCCACAGTGCCCCCTGTTTGTTAGAGTGTGCCAGTGGCGGTGGCAGGCAAAAGATCAGGAAGCAGCACTCAGACCCGGTGGTGGCCCCCTCGACAGGCCTGATGACTGTCCGCCCGCTACACTCCTCCCCCAGACTCAGTGAGCTGATGCAGCGTAGCCCCCTCCCCACCATCCTGGGCTCTCCTTCCAGG ACCATCCCCCCATTTGAATTCCCCAAGCCTCCCAGCTCCCCGAACCTTGTGACCTTCCTGACACAGCAGGGTTTGGTCATCGGCTCTCCGTGCAGCAGGACTGCCCCAGCGGAGCCCAGAGACCCAGGACAACAAGCACCTACACAGGCCACCCAACCCACCCACTGCATCCACAGACTGAGTGATGAGAACAAGGGCTTTGAAAG GTCTCAGAGTGCCGGTCGTCTGTCTGACATGCTGCTGATGGCTGCATTTGGACCAGGCGGACTTGTGGGCGACCGAGGCAGCACAGAGAACCTCACCTCTGACAAAGCCATAGACATAACAG tgccccctgctggtgcGGGAGGCCTTGCACCTGGCTCCAACGGCCCAGCACAGGTGGTTTTCACTGTGGGCTCTCCTCCCAGTGGCAGCACCCCACCTCATACCTCCAGACAGAGGAAATACTCAG GCTCGTTCACTTCAGTCAGCCCAGCGGGCTCCTTCACAAGCCGCTACCCACAGACAGGCACCTATCTGGATGGCTTTGAGGCTCCTTCTAGTCCTCGCTACAGTTTTACTGATCCTATCACAGCCAACATGGGCGGTCCTGTAACTTTCGAGGCTCCTGAGCTGCCTGAGGAGACACTGATGGAG CAGgagcacacagacactgtgcAAAGCCTGCGCTTCACGTTGGATTTCGCCCGCTGTCTGATGGAGGTGGCTGGAGCGCGTGGGGCCGCGGTGATGGGGGAGCTGGGCGACACTTCTCACCCCGCCgtccttcagcagcagagcctggTAGCAGATCAGATAAGCTCACTGAGCCGAGAGTGGAG TCACGCAGAACAGCTGGTTCTCTACCTTAAGACTGCAGAGCTCTTGTCCACTGCCTTACACACAGCCATGGAGCGAGTTAAAGAGGGCAAACTCTACCCATCTGCGACAGTCAAACAAG TCGTGAAGAGGCTGAATGAGCTGTACAAGTCCAGTGTGGCGTCCTGTCGCTCACTCAGCACCCGTCTGGAGCGCTTCTTTTCCAGGAAGCACCGTCTAATGGACCAAATCACCTCCATCACAGCTGAGCGGCTGCTGTTCAGCCACACTGTGCAGATG GTTCAGGCTGCTGCGCTGGATGAGATGTTCCACCAGGGGGAAGCATCGGCCCTGCGCTACCATaaagctctgctgctgatggagggcttgtctctgctgctcactgaacAGGACGACATCGTCAGCGTTGGCAAAT GTAAGGAGTGCATTGAACGCCGCCTCACAGCTTTGCAGTCAGGACTCTGTGTTTGA
- the ulk1b gene encoding serine/threonine-protein kinase ULK1 isoform X4 encodes METVGKFEFSRKDLIGHGAFAVVFKGRHREKHDWEVAVKCINKKNLAKSQTLLGKEIKILKELKNENIVALLDFQETASSVYLVMEYCNGGDLADYLHSKGTLSEDTIRVFLQQIAGAMRVLQAKGIIHRDLKPQNILLSYPPGRKSHSNNTCIKIADFGFARYLQNNMMAATLCGSPMYMAPEVIMSQNYDAKADLWSIGTIVFQCLTGKAPFQASSPQDLRLFYEKNKTLSPNIPRETSSHLRHLLLGLLQRNHKDRMDFDEFFCHPFLEASSSVKKTTPTVSMTCFPSSASASSCSSSSTSHLASPPQSLAEVQHLRAKALASPTQEAAGFLLKDSSGVGGSSKNSSSCDTDDFVMVPAHFTTGELTCESKVLPDSLMNSGSLLASAGLCSQAKTPPHSPSYSGSPSPVRPSEFPGGNYGNHGQSLPIPVPTQLQNYQRMEQNLHSAKQDGSPRLSTPVRRCSSGSLLGFARTAPSPPYGQGAVTTNRRLSLGGARPFQFSPQAPQHAEQRQTSHQHPQAGLGTRLHSAPCLLECASGGGRQKIRKQHSDPVVAPSTGLMTVRPLHSSPRLSELMQRSPLPTILGSPSRTIPPFEFPKPPSSPNLVTFLTQQGLVIGSPCSRTAPAEPRDPGQQAPTQATQPTHCIHRLSDENKGFERSQSAGRLSDMLLMAAFGPGGLVGDRGSTENLTSDKAIDITVPPAGAGGLAPGSNGPAQVVFTVGSPPSGSTPPHTSRQRKYSGSFTSVSPAGSFTSRYPQTGTYLDGFEAPSSPRYSFTDPITANMGGPVTFEAPELPEETLMEQEHTDTVQSLRFTLDFARCLMEVAGARGAAVMGELGDTSHPAVLQQQSLVADQISSLSREWSHAEQLVLYLKTAELLSTALHTAMERVKEGKLYPSATVKQVVKRLNELYKSSVASCRSLSTRLERFFSRKHRLMDQITSITAERLLFSHTVQMVQAAALDEMFHQGEASALRYHKALLLMEGLSLLLTEQDDIVSVGKCKECIERRLTALQSGLCV; translated from the exons CCAAAGGCACTCTGAGCGAGGACACTATTCGGGTTTTCCTGCAGCAGATTGCAGGGGCCATGAGGGTCCTGCAGGCCAAAGGCATAATCCACAGGGACCTCAAACCCCAGAACATTCTTCTCTCCTACCCACCAGGGCGCAAGTCGCACTCCAACAACACCTGCATCAAGATCG cgGACTTTGGCTTTGCCAGGTACCTTCAGAACAACATGATGGCGGCAACACTCTGTGGGTCCCCTATGTACATG GCTCCTGAGGTCATTATGTCCCAAAACTATGATGCCAAGGCCGACCTGTGGAGCATAGGAACCATAGTGTTTCAGTGCCTGACCGGGAAGGCTCCTTTTCAG GCGAGCAGTCCTCAGGACCTCCGGCTTTTCTATGAGAAGAACAAGACTCTCAGCCCCAA CATCCCCAGAGAGACTTCAAGCCATTTGAGACACCTGCTGCTTGGTCTGCTGCAGCGCAACCACAAGGACCGCATGGACTTTG ATGAGTTTTTTTGTCATCCTTTCCTGGAGGCTAGCTCATCCGTGAAAAAGA CAACTCCTACTGTGTCCATGACTTGCTTCCCAAGCTCTGCATCAGCCAGCTCGTGtagcagctcctccacctcccacctCGCCTCACCACCG CAGTCTCTTGCTGAGGTTCAGCATTTGCGTGCCAAAGCTCTGGCCTCCCCTACCCAGGAGGCCGCTGGTTTTCTCCTCAAGGACTCCTCTGGAGTGGGCGGCAGCAGCAAgaactcctcctcctgtgacaCGGATGACTTTGTCATGGTGCCTGCTCACTTCACCA CGGGTGAGCTGACATGTGAGAGTAAAGTGCTGCCAGACAGCCTGATGAACAGCGG CTCTCTTCTGGCTTCTGCTGGTCTGTGTAGCCAAGCAAAAACACCGCCGCACTCACCTTCCTACAGTGGGTCTCCAAGTCCTGTCAG GCCCAGTGAGTTCCCGGGAGGTAACTATGGAAACCATGGTCAGTCATTGCCTATCCCGGTCCCCACTCAGCTCCAGAACTACCAGCGCATGGAGCAGAACCTCCATTCTGCCAAACAGGATGGCTCACCACG GCTGTCGACACCAGTGCGCCGCTGCAGCAGTGGAAGCTTGCTGGGCTTTGCTCGGACGGCGCCTTCACCACCGTACGGCCAGGGAGCCGTCACCACCAATCGCAGGCTTTCCCTGGGGGGCGCCAGACCCTTCCAGTTCTCCCCTCAAG CTCCTCAGCACGCTGAGCAGCGACAGACTTCTCATCAACACCCACAGGCAGGACTGGGCACACGGCTCCACAGTGCCCCCTGTTTGTTAGAGTGTGCCAGTGGCGGTGGCAGGCAAAAGATCAGGAAGCAGCACTCAGACCCGGTGGTGGCCCCCTCGACAGGCCTGATGACTGTCCGCCCGCTACACTCCTCCCCCAGACTCAGTGAGCTGATGCAGCGTAGCCCCCTCCCCACCATCCTGGGCTCTCCTTCCAGG ACCATCCCCCCATTTGAATTCCCCAAGCCTCCCAGCTCCCCGAACCTTGTGACCTTCCTGACACAGCAGGGTTTGGTCATCGGCTCTCCGTGCAGCAGGACTGCCCCAGCGGAGCCCAGAGACCCAGGACAACAAGCACCTACACAGGCCACCCAACCCACCCACTGCATCCACAGACTGAGTGATGAGAACAAGGGCTTTGAAAG GTCTCAGAGTGCCGGTCGTCTGTCTGACATGCTGCTGATGGCTGCATTTGGACCAGGCGGACTTGTGGGCGACCGAGGCAGCACAGAGAACCTCACCTCTGACAAAGCCATAGACATAACAG tgccccctgctggtgcGGGAGGCCTTGCACCTGGCTCCAACGGCCCAGCACAGGTGGTTTTCACTGTGGGCTCTCCTCCCAGTGGCAGCACCCCACCTCATACCTCCAGACAGAGGAAATACTCAG GCTCGTTCACTTCAGTCAGCCCAGCGGGCTCCTTCACAAGCCGCTACCCACAGACAGGCACCTATCTGGATGGCTTTGAGGCTCCTTCTAGTCCTCGCTACAGTTTTACTGATCCTATCACAGCCAACATGGGCGGTCCTGTAACTTTCGAGGCTCCTGAGCTGCCTGAGGAGACACTGATGGAG CAGgagcacacagacactgtgcAAAGCCTGCGCTTCACGTTGGATTTCGCCCGCTGTCTGATGGAGGTGGCTGGAGCGCGTGGGGCCGCGGTGATGGGGGAGCTGGGCGACACTTCTCACCCCGCCgtccttcagcagcagagcctggTAGCAGATCAGATAAGCTCACTGAGCCGAGAGTGGAG TCACGCAGAACAGCTGGTTCTCTACCTTAAGACTGCAGAGCTCTTGTCCACTGCCTTACACACAGCCATGGAGCGAGTTAAAGAGGGCAAACTCTACCCATCTGCGACAGTCAAACAAG TCGTGAAGAGGCTGAATGAGCTGTACAAGTCCAGTGTGGCGTCCTGTCGCTCACTCAGCACCCGTCTGGAGCGCTTCTTTTCCAGGAAGCACCGTCTAATGGACCAAATCACCTCCATCACAGCTGAGCGGCTGCTGTTCAGCCACACTGTGCAGATG GTTCAGGCTGCTGCGCTGGATGAGATGTTCCACCAGGGGGAAGCATCGGCCCTGCGCTACCATaaagctctgctgctgatggagggcttgtctctgctgctcactgaacAGGACGACATCGTCAGCGTTGGCAAAT GTAAGGAGTGCATTGAACGCCGCCTCACAGCTTTGCAGTCAGGACTCTGTGTTTGA